In Candidatus Poribacteria bacterium, one DNA window encodes the following:
- a CDS encoding sigma-70 family RNA polymerase sigma factor, giving the protein MQQSDAQLIQQVLQGNQEAFSPLVKKYQKGVHALAWRKIGDFHIAQELTQDAFLKAYRQLRTLKDPNAFSGWLYVIVARECLDWLRKNRIPMESLDTADSNEVDKVSYSQYVAEKQEAEADETRREVVKELLKKLPESERTVMTLHYLGEMTIKAISEFLGVSQNTVKSRLSRARNRLRKEDDVIQQNLGSFQLPDSLADNIMQEVSRIAPVPPAVSKPVAPLAISAASAVLIFLMMGVGTQYLSRFQKPYNLSATSEPTVELIEAVFVVDSPAKPAVRSQAGSSAIPGKSPGAGQKPDESLFATLPVDMREVSTPKPQWTQTKGPEGGVVNDLFMASNGDVYAKAGADLYRLTDDRSAWISANTNMSINGSWQMMEHEDTLYVVSDTEVLASADRGSTWNSLGTRPEGQLIGTIITDETLGAQANITMYLGLVDGVFRSVDAGKSWTSLTDENLTDRKIRAITAIENTVFVGTDNGLYRHSSEGWEQLPVGEVENILALASAEHRLYVAVGEEIENKKLSISVLMSESNTDLSLYRSTDLGDSWQAIDFPKKTASDSEENAGFTFATGAGTRPVDDNSEMEKTASVKMVAAQERLLVVDGVESYYSSDAGETWISLGLGDAAIGSPATRVLAAATGGDSTAVISDANTFYKSSSPLGIQRTTDGGKTWHPFNTGLVRAGVDKLVYANNMLYAKTWGKLVGSFDDGESWTPVLGGPEILTSMMKFNDVPYVKGVNGGSPQLYRVSAEDNGLVPVPGMPILGAIDLEELIFETFKNALWEPGQDELQENIEEGKRLKPEDFDMDMLSTVANETVEEGLVKLFRAYLGSFAVSGSTYYMEYDQQLLRWKAGMTEWFNTGLADAGESIHSIADIQDQGSLDFKIAVSGKNVYVGKRDGHLLQSFDEGDTWNDVTTDLPFSVTHFKVIVFAGPTLYAATDKGVTYSSDGTHWHMATDAEGTPLVIEKMAVDGTTVYGATQQQIYQLKENSSRWEQVTPEVPSEISSLAIDGNTLYVGTTDRGVLRFTLN; this is encoded by the coding sequence ATGCAACAGAGCGATGCGCAACTCATTCAGCAAGTATTACAAGGGAACCAGGAAGCATTCAGTCCCTTGGTCAAGAAATATCAAAAAGGGGTTCACGCGTTGGCGTGGCGGAAAATCGGTGATTTTCACATCGCACAAGAACTTACGCAAGACGCGTTTCTCAAGGCGTACCGACAACTACGTACCTTGAAGGACCCTAACGCGTTTAGCGGATGGCTTTACGTTATCGTCGCCCGCGAGTGCCTTGATTGGCTCCGAAAAAACCGCATACCCATGGAATCCTTAGATACTGCCGATTCAAACGAGGTGGACAAAGTGTCGTATTCTCAATATGTAGCAGAAAAACAGGAAGCCGAAGCCGACGAAACGCGCCGCGAGGTTGTCAAGGAGCTTCTCAAAAAATTACCGGAAAGTGAACGGACGGTGATGACGCTCCACTACCTCGGCGAAATGACAATCAAAGCCATCAGTGAGTTTCTGGGTGTCTCCCAGAATACCGTCAAGAGCCGCCTCAGCCGCGCACGTAACCGCTTGCGGAAAGAGGACGACGTAATTCAGCAGAATCTCGGCAGCTTCCAACTCCCTGATAGCTTAGCGGATAACATTATGCAGGAAGTCTCACGTATAGCACCCGTTCCACCTGCTGTGAGTAAACCGGTCGCGCCGTTAGCAATCTCTGCTGCCTCCGCTGTCTTGATTTTCTTAATGATGGGTGTTGGCACGCAGTACCTCTCCCGTTTTCAAAAACCCTACAATCTGAGTGCCACCTCTGAACCAACGGTTGAGCTTATTGAGGCGGTTTTTGTTGTGGACTCTCCAGCAAAGCCCGCAGTTCGGAGTCAGGCAGGAAGCTCAGCTATCCCTGGTAAGAGTCCCGGCGCGGGTCAGAAACCCGACGAATCGCTTTTTGCCACCCTGCCAGTCGATATGAGAGAAGTCTCAACGCCGAAGCCGCAGTGGACCCAAACTAAGGGTCCCGAAGGAGGAGTCGTCAACGACCTCTTCATGGCATCTAACGGCGACGTTTATGCCAAAGCAGGCGCGGATCTCTATAGACTAACAGACGATAGAAGCGCGTGGATATCTGCTAATACGAACATGTCTATTAATGGATCGTGGCAAATGATGGAACATGAGGATACCCTTTATGTCGTTTCCGATACCGAAGTCCTTGCTTCCGCAGATAGAGGTAGCACATGGAATTCATTGGGAACACGTCCAGAAGGGCAATTGATTGGCACTATTATAACGGATGAGACCCTTGGAGCGCAAGCCAACATTACAATGTACTTGGGACTTGTTGATGGTGTATTCCGCTCTGTAGATGCCGGTAAATCGTGGACATCTCTTACCGACGAAAACCTAACCGATAGGAAAATTCGGGCAATCACCGCTATAGAAAACACTGTCTTTGTCGGGACGGATAATGGGCTTTATCGCCACAGTTCGGAAGGCTGGGAGCAATTACCCGTAGGTGAAGTCGAGAATATCCTTGCATTGGCAAGTGCTGAGCACCGACTCTATGTTGCCGTTGGAGAGGAGATTGAAAATAAGAAGCTTTCGATCTCCGTGTTAATGTCGGAATCTAATACCGATCTGTCGCTTTACCGTTCAACAGACCTCGGAGATTCGTGGCAAGCGATAGATTTCCCCAAAAAAACAGCTTCCGATTCCGAGGAAAACGCTGGATTTACTTTTGCCACTGGTGCTGGCACTCGACCAGTGGATGACAACTCAGAAATGGAAAAGACTGCCAGCGTCAAAATGGTGGCAGCACAAGAAAGACTTTTAGTCGTAGATGGCGTTGAGAGTTATTACTCAAGTGATGCAGGGGAAACATGGATATCTTTAGGTTTAGGTGACGCAGCTATAGGAAGTCCTGCCACCCGTGTCTTAGCGGCAGCTACAGGAGGTGATTCCACCGCTGTCATATCGGATGCGAACACATTTTACAAAAGTAGTAGTCCATTGGGGATTCAACGCACGACCGATGGAGGCAAAACATGGCATCCGTTTAACACAGGATTGGTGAGGGCCGGCGTAGACAAGTTGGTCTATGCCAATAATATGCTTTACGCAAAAACATGGGGAAAACTTGTTGGCTCGTTTGATGATGGTGAATCGTGGACCCCTGTTTTAGGTGGTCCTGAAATTCTCACGAGTATGATGAAATTTAACGATGTGCCCTATGTCAAAGGTGTCAACGGGGGATCGCCTCAACTTTACCGCGTATCTGCTGAGGATAATGGGTTAGTGCCTGTCCCCGGAATGCCAATTTTAGGGGCGATAGACCTTGAAGAACTGATCTTTGAAACATTCAAAAACGCCCTTTGGGAACCCGGACAAGATGAACTTCAGGAAAACATTGAAGAAGGTAAGAGATTAAAACCTGAAGATTTCGATATGGATATGCTCAGCACAGTTGCTAATGAGACTGTAGAGGAAGGTCTCGTTAAACTCTTTCGGGCATACTTGGGGAGTTTCGCTGTCAGCGGTAGTACTTACTATATGGAATATGACCAGCAACTCCTCAGGTGGAAGGCCGGTATGACTGAATGGTTCAATACTGGCTTAGCGGATGCAGGTGAGTCTATTCATTCTATCGCTGACATTCAAGATCAGGGTTCCCTTGATTTCAAAATCGCAGTTTCAGGTAAAAATGTTTACGTTGGCAAACGGGATGGACACCTCCTTCAATCGTTTGATGAAGGCGACACGTGGAACGATGTCACGACAGACCTCCCATTTTCTGTTACCCACTTCAAGGTTATCGTCTTCGCCGGACCAACGCTTTACGCGGCAACCGATAAAGGTGTGACGTATTCAAGCGATGGGACTCACTGGCACATGGCAACCGATGCGGAAGGCACACCGCTTGTGATAGAAAAAATGGCAGTGGATGGCACAACGGTCTACGGCGCAACTCAGCAACAGATATATCAATTGAAAGAGAATTCAAGCAGATGGGAACAGGTCACACCGGAAGTTCCGAGCGAGATTAGCTCGCTTGCTATTGATGGTAACACACTCTATGTTGGAACTACGGATCGCGGTGTGCTACGTTTCACGCTGAATTAG